A window of the Drosophila simulans strain w501 chromosome 2L, Prin_Dsim_3.1, whole genome shotgun sequence genome harbors these coding sequences:
- the LOC27208859 gene encoding LOW QUALITY PROTEIN: uncharacterized protein LOC27208859 (The sequence of the model RefSeq protein was modified relative to this genomic sequence to represent the inferred CDS: inserted 2 bases in 1 codon) produces the protein METLNTTKIPLSKCTPSSVRFGYREYPPSFQVSPGPPCSPCSPGSPTGFSCTRCARARVASTFRFPAPKPESTIEFQTVCGILXHPTTQTTIRRPRKTQRLLQFLCAIFYMRTKGGTKCRLWLVKVKGWKVFFFLFFLVVRASCWAATDNRGVD, from the exons ATGGAAACTTTGAACACGACCAAAATCCCACTAAGTAAGTGTACGcccagttcagttcggtttggGTACCGGGAATATCCTCCGAGCTTCCAGGTTAGCCCGGGTCCTCCATGCTCTCCATGTTCTCCTGGCTCTCCGACAGGGTTCAGCTGCAC CAGGTGTGCCCGTGCTCGGGTGGCTTCCACCTTTCGGTTTCCAGCCCCGAAACCGGAATCTACGATTGAATTTCAGACAGTATGCGGCATCCT gcacccaaccacccaaaccACCATCCGGCGACCAAGGAAAACGCAAAggcttttgcaatttttatgtgcAATTTTTTACATGAGAACCAAAGGCGGTACGAAGTGTCGCTTGTGGCTCGTTAAGGTTAAGGGGTGGAAGgtgttttttttcctattttttttggtggtgAGGGCTAGCTGTTGGGCTGCCACTGATAACCGAGGAGTGGATTAG